A region of the Streptomyces durocortorensis genome:
GTGCGGGCCAGGGCGCGCGCCGGGCGCAGCCGCAGGTCGTCTCGGTACATGGTGATGTCGAGGGAGCCGACCGGCATCTTCCGGCCGGTGATCTCTTCGAGCTTGTCGGCGAGCCTGCGGGCGAGGAAGACGCCTCGCGTCGGGATGCCGAGCAGCACCACGTCGTCGGCGCCCTTGGCGCGTTCGACGATCTCGTGGGCGATACGGGTCAGAACACGGGCGATGTCGGGGGCCTCCAGAACGGGGCGTGCCGCGTTGCCAGTGTCGTCGTGCTGTGCGTCCATAAGAAACGGACCTCCTTCTCCGCCTCACGGGACGGACCTTAAAGGACGTCGAAATTGCGTCATCCACGTTACCAGGGCTTGCACGGCGCCCTGGTACCGCCCCCGGGAGGTGCCGGTCCGGATCATTCGGCTTGACGCATCCAAGTAACGCTGCGTAACCTCACAGTGAGTTACCAGCCACGCGGCGCAGCCGCACACTGTTCCAGCGTCCGGGGAGCCATATGTCCAGCGAATACGCAAAACAGCTCGGGGCCAAACTCCGTGCCATCCGCACCCAGCAGGGCCTTTCCCTCCACGGCGTGGAGGAGAAGTCCCAGGGTCGCTGGAAGGCGGTCGTGGTCGGTTCGTACGAGCGCGGCGACCGTGCCGTGACCGTGCAGCGCCTCGCCGAGCTGGCGGACTTCTACGGGGTCCCGGTGCAGGAGCTGCTGCCCGGCACGACGCCGGGCGGGGCCGCCGAGCCGCCGCCGAAGCTTGTCCTGGACCTGGAGCGCCTCGCCCACGTCCCGCCGGAGAAGGCCGGTCCGCTCCAGCGCTACGCGGCCACCATCCAGAGCCAGCGCGGTGACTACAACGGCAAGGTGCTCTCGATCCGCCAGGACGACCTGCGCACGCTGGCCGTGATCTACGACCAGTCGCCGTCCGTGCTCACGGAGCAGCTGATCAGCTGGGGCGTGCTGGACGCGGACGCGCGGCGCGCGGTCTCCCACGACGAGGGCTGAGCGAGCGGAAGCGGGGCCGGAGGGCCTCAGCAGACTCCCCAGCAGAAACGTACCGCCGGGCCGGCGGGGACCTGAACGGGTCCCCGCCGGCCCGGCGTTCTTCGCCTCTCCTTCGTCACGGTCTCGCCTCCGTCGCGCTTTCGTCCCTCCCGCCCGGGGACGCCGAAGGGGCCCACGGTCGACCGTGGGCCCCTTCGATGCGAGGTGCGCGACCGAACCGTCGCGGCCGGGGCTACTGCTCCCGGCGGAGGTTCGGCTTGAGGTCCTTGAAACGGGCCAGCAGGCCGTTCACGAAGGACGGGGAGTCATCGGTGGAGAACTCCTTGGCGAGCTGGACGGCCTCGTCGATCACCACGGCGTCCGGGGTCTCGTCCAGCCAGATCAGCTCGTATGCACCGAGCCGCAGGATGTTCCGGTCGACGACCGGCATGCGGTCGATCTCCCAGTCCACGGCGTAGGTGACGATGAGGTCGTCGATGCGGTCCGCGTACTGCGCGTACCCCTCGACGAGCTCCATCGTGAATTCGCCGACCGGCGGCTGACGGTCGTCGGTCCGCGAGTGCCGAACCCAGTCCGCGAGGACGCTCTGCACGGACTCACCGCGCTGGTCGGCCTCGAAGAGGATCTGGAAGGCGCGCTTGCGGGCCTTGTTCCGGGCAGCCACGGTTAGCTGTTCACCCGGCCGAGGTAGTCGCCCGTACGGGTGTCGACCTTGATCTTCTCGCCGGTGGTGATGAAGAGCGGCACGCCGATCTCGTAGCCGGTCTCCAGGGTGGCGGGCTTGGTGCCACCGGTGGAACGGTCGCCCTGGACGCCCGGGTCGGTGTGCTGGATCGTCAGCTCGACGGCGGCGGGCAGCTCGACGTAGAGCACCTCGCCCTCGTACTGGGCGACGGAGGCGGTGAAGCCCTCGATCAGGAAGTTGGCGGCGTCACCGACGGCCTTGCGGTCGACCATGAGCTGGTCGTAGGTGTCCATGTCCATGAAGACGAAGTACTCGCCGTCCATGTACGAGAACTGCATGTCGCGGCGGTCAATGGTGGCCGTCTCGACCTTCACGCCGGCGTTGAACGTCTTGTCGACGACCTTGCCGGAGAGCACGTTCTTGAGCTTGGTGCGCACGAAGGCAGGGCCCTTGCCGGGCTTGACGTGCTGGAACTCGACGACGGACCAGAGCTGGCCTCCGTCGAGCTTGAGCACCATGCCGTTCTTGAGGTCGTTCGTGGAAGCCACGGTTGCGGAATCTCCTGGGCTGAAGCTGGTGGAACGACCGAGGATCCGCGCTAGAGCGCGAGCAGCTCCTTGGTCGTCATGGTGAGTAGCTCGGGTCCGCCGTCCGCCTCGGGGCGCACGACGAGCGTGTCATCGATCCGGACACCGCCCCGGCCCGGGAGGTGGACCCCCGGTTCGACGGTGACCGGCACACAAGCGTCCAGTTTACCCATGGCTGTCGGTGCCAGTTGCGGGTCCTCCTCGATTTCGAGCCCCACACCGTGCCCGGTCCGGGGTACGAGGCCCTCCCCGTGCCCGGCGGAGTCCAGCAGATGGCGAGCCGCGTGGTCCACGTCCCGGTAGGCGGCCCCCGGTGTCAGCGCCTCCCGCCCGGCCCGCTGAGCGGCGAAAACAAGGTCGTAGAGCTCGATCTGCCACTCGGCCGGGGCGGTGCCGATGACGAAGGTACGGCCGATCTCGCACCGGTAGCCGTGGTAGCTCGCGCCCAGGCTGACGGAGAGGAAATCTCCCTCCTCCACCCTGCGGTCGGACGGGCGGTGCCTGCCCTGGCCGGAGTTGGGGCCGGTGGCTACGGAGGTGGCGAAGGCGGGGCCGTCCGCCCCGTGGTCGACGAGGCGGCGTTCCAGTTCGAGCGCGAGGTGCCGCTCGGTGCGGCCGACCAGGATCGATTCCAGGAGCTCACCCAGGGCCTGGTCGGTGATCTCGGCGGCGATCCGGAGGCAGCCGATCTCCTCCTCGTCCTTGACGATCCGCTGCTGCTCCACGGTGAAGCCCAGATCGGCGAGTTGGAGGCGGGGGGCGGCCTGTCCCATAGCGCGGTGGCGGGCCACGGTCAGATCGTGTTCCTCGACGGCGAGCGAAGCGGCGCCCGACGAGGCGGCGAGGGCCGCGGCGGCCACCACCGGGTCCCCGTCCGGGGCGGGCAGGAGCTCGATGCGGAGCGCCTCGTCGGGCCGCCCGTGACCGGGCTCCCCCGTCGGAGCGCGGGGGCAGAGCAGGACGTCCTCGCCGGGGCCGAGCAGCAGCACGGCGCCGGGAGGCGCTCCGCCCGCGAGATAGCGGACGTTGGCGGGGCGGGAGACCAGGGCGGCCGCGGAGCCCGCGGCGGCGCACCGGTCGCGGAGCAGCCCGCGTCGGACGGCGTGCACCTCTGACATGCTCCGAGCGTACGAGCGGGGGCGCCGCACCGCCCGGTCAGCGCATCCGACCGGGGGCCGGAAGGCCGGGGAGCACGGACGGACAGCACCGACGGCAGGGACGACGCGGCGCGGGACGGGCCGGCATGCAGGCCTGTACACCTGGCCCCGCGTGGGGCCAGCGGCCGTGCGGGCATGTCTGTCGGACAAGCGGCTGTCGGGCAGGCGGCTACCAGGTGGGCGGGCTCGCGATGGAGCGGGCGAGGACGTCGTCCAGGACGCGGGCCGTGGTCTCGACGTCGTACGTGGAGTTGTCGATGATCGGAAGGCCGGAGCCGTACCAGCCCGCCATCCGGCCGTGGATGCGGGCGACCTCCTCGTCGGAGAGGCGGCGGTTGCCGCTGCGCGCCGCGTTGCGCTCCAGGACGATCTCCAGGCCGGGCAGCAGCACGACGGGCAGCAGGCCGGGGCCCACATGCCGCTTCCAGCCGCCGAGGCCGACGACCGGGCGGTCGGGGAAGACCGCGTCGTCGAGGATGCAGGAGATGCCGTTGGCGAGGAAGTTGCGTGCGGCGAAGCCGCAGGTGCGGCGGGCCAGGCGGTACTGGGCTTCGGAGTGGTCGTTCCAGCCTGCCTGCGGGTCGGCGAAGCCGGAGCAGACCCACTCGCGGACGTCGTCGAGGGAGACATGGGCGGTGGGCACCCGGCGGCGGGCCGCCCAGAGCCTGGCGACGGTGGTCTTGCCCGCGCCCGCGGGGCCGATCAGAAGCACGGCGAGGGTCGCGCTGCCGGTGCCGGGCTCGGCGGGGGGCGCGGGCAGCCCGACGGGGCCGCCGGGGGGCAGCTGGACGTACCCGGTCGCCTGGCCGCCGGAGGGCGGCGGCGTGGGCCCGGTGCCGCTCCAGCCGTGCTGGGGGGCCTGTCCGGGGGCTGGAGGCTGCGGCCCCTGGCCATGGGCCGGGGGCTGGGGGGCCTGGCCCGGGGCCGGAGGCTGGGAGGCCTGGCCCGGGGCAGGAGGCTGCGGAGCCTGGCCGTGAGCCGAGGGCCGGGGGGCCTGGCCCGGGGCCGGAAACCGGGGTATCGGGGGCGGGCCGGGGTGACCGGGGTGCTGGGCCTGGTGCGACCAGCCGACAGGCCCGTTCCCGGGGCCGTGGGGCGGCGGCAGCGGGGCCCCCACTGCGTGCTGCATCCGGTGCCACTCCGTCTCGTCACTGCAACTGGCGCTGATGGGACGGCTACCGTACCTTCCCGGGCCGCCCTGGGGTGAACGGCCCGGGAGGGCACGAAGTGCCCGCCGCCCGGAGGGAGATCCGGACGGGAATCGCGTGGGTGTCAGCCCGGCAGTTCGTCGGCCAGAGCCCGCAGCGCGAGCCGGTAGGAGCCGATGCCGAACCCGGCGACCGTGCCGCTGGCCACCGAGGCGATCACCGAGGTGTGCCGGAACTCCTCCCGGGTGTACGGGTTGGAGATGTGCACCTCGATCAGCGGAGCGGTGCGCTGGGCGGCCGCGTCCCGCATCCCGTACGAGTAGTGCGTGAAGGCACCCGGGTTGAGAACGACCGGAATCGAACCGTCCGCTGCCTCGTGGAGCCAGCGGATCAGCTCGCCCTCGTCGTTGGTCTCCCGCACCTCGACGTCGAAGCCGAGCTCCTTGCCGAGGGTGGTGCAGACCTCGACGAGTCCGGCGTAGGAGGTGGCTCCGTAGACGTCGGGCTCGCGGGAACCGAGTCGGCCGAGGTTGGGGCCGTTCAGGACGAAGACCGTGCGGGTCACGCGGAGACCTCCCCGTAGGCGGCGAGCAGGACGGCCGGGTCGGGGCCCTCCAGGACCGTGGGCTTGCCGATACCGTCCAGGACGATGAAACGCAGCAGGTCGCCACGGGACTTCTTGTCGACCTTCATGTTCTCCAGCAGCTTGGGCCACTGGTCGCCGCGGTAGGCCAGCGGCAGGCCCACCGACTCCAGGACGGTCCGGTGCCGGTCGGCGGTGGCGTCGTCCAGGCGTCCGGCGAGCCGGCCCAGCTCGGCGGCGAAGACCATGCCGATGGAGACGGCCGCACCGTGGCGCCACTTGTAGCGCTCGTTCTTCTCGATGGCGTGGCCCAGGGTGTGACCGTAGTTGAGGATCTCGCGGAGTCCGGACTCCTTGAGGTCGCTGGAGACGACCTCGGCCTTGACCCGGATGGAGCGCTCGATCAACTCGGCGGTGTGCGGTCCGGCGGGCGTACGAGCACCCTCGGGGTCGGCCTCGATCAGGTCGAGGATGACCGGGTCGGCGATGAAACCGGCCTTGATGATCTCGGCCATGCCGGAGACGTAGTCGTGGACCGGCAGCGAGTCGAGCGCGGCGAGGTCGCAGAGCACGCCGGCCGGAGGGTGGAAGGCGCCGACGAGGTTCTTGCCCTCGGCGGTGTTGATGCCGGTCTTGCCGCCGACGGCCGCGTCGACCATGCCGAGGACGGTGGTGGGCACCGCGATCCACCGCACCCCGCGCAGCCAGCTGGCCGCGACGAAACCGGCCACGTCCGTGGTCGCGCCGCCGCCGACACCGACGATCACATCGCTGCGGGTGAAACCGGTCTGGCCGAGCGCCTTCCAGCAGTAGGCGGCGACCTCGACGGTCTTGGCCTCCTCGGCGTTCGGCAGCTGGATGGCGATCGCCTCGTAGCCCTGGTCGGCGAGGTCCTGGCGAACCGCCTCACCGGTCTCGGCGAGCGCCTCGGGGTGCAGCACGGCGACCCGCTTGGCGCGGTCGCCGATGAGCTGGGGCAGCTCGCCGAGGAGCTGGTGGCCGACGAGGACCTCGTACGGGTCGGAACCCGCCGTGCCGGCGACCTGGATACGGGTGGTGCCCTGCTGCGTCATGCCGGTGTTCTCCACGCCGGGGGCCGCTGGGCCCTCCGGCAGTTCCAGTGCGTCGATGATCGCCTGGGCGACCTCTTCGGGGGTGCGGCCGTCGGTGGGGACGACCGTACGGGCGACCTCTTCGTACAGGTGGCGGCGGGCGTCCATCAGCTCGCGCCACTGCTTGCGCGGGTTGACCGCGAGGAGCGGGCGGGCCGCGCCCAGCCCGACGCGGCGGACGGCCTCGTCCACGTTCATGGAGAGGTAGACGACCGGGCGGTCCGCCAGCAGTTCCCTGGTCGTCCCTTCCAGGACGGCCCCGCCGCCGAGGGAGAGGACGCCCGAGTGTTCGGCGACGGCCGCGGCGACGGCCCGGCGCTCCAGGGCGCGGAAGTGCTCCTCGCCCTCGTCGTAGAAGATCTCCGCGATCGGTTTGCCCGCCTCGGCGACGACGTCCGCGTCGGTGTCCCGGTAGGTGGTGCCGAGCCGGGCGGCGAGCAGTTCGCCGACACTGGACTTGCCGACGCCCATCGGGCCGACGAGGACGACCAGGGGGCCGCTCATCGGATCTGGAGGTGGTCGAGGTACGAGCGGACGTTGCGGTGGGTCTCGGCCACGCTGTCGCCGCCGAACTTCTCCGCCACCGCGTCGGCGAGGACCAGGGCGACCATCGCCTCGGCGACGATGCCCGCGGCCGGAACGGCGCAGACGTCGGAGCGCTGGTGGTGGGCCTTGGCGGCCTCGCCGGTGACGACGTCCACGGTGGCCAGGGCGCGCGGAACGGTCGCGATGGGCTTCATCGCGGCACGGACCCGCAGCAGCTCGCCGGTGGTGAGCCCGCCCTCGGTGCCGCCGGAGCGGCCGGAGGTGCGCTTGATGCCGTCGTCGGTGGCGACGATCTCGTCGTGCGCCTTGGAGCCGGGGACCCGGGCCAGCTCGAACCCGTCACCGACCTCGACGCCCTTGATGGCCTGGATGCCCATGAGCGCGGCGGCGAGCCGGGCGTCCAGGCGGCGGTCCCAGTGCACGTGCGAGCCGAGCCCGACGGGCACGCCGTACGCCAGCACCTCGACGACGCCGCCGAGGGTGTCGCCGTCCTTGTGGGCCTGGTCGATCTCGGCCACCATCGCCTTGGAGGCGTCGGCGTCGAGGCAGCGGACGGGGTCCGCGTCCAGCTGGTCCACGTCGGCGGGAACCGGGTAGACGCCGTACGGCGCCTTCGCGGCGGCCAGTTCGACGACATGGCTGACGATCTCGATGCCCGCGGTCTCCTTGAGGTAGGAGCGGGCGACGGCCCCGAGGGCGACGCGCGCGGCGGTCTCCCGGGCGCTGGCGCGCTCCAGGACCGGCCGGGCCTCGTCGAATCCGTACTTCTGCATCCCCGCCAGATCGGCGTGGCCGGGGCGGGGCCGGGTCAGCGGGGCGTTACGGGCCAGCTGGGCCAGCTCGTCGGGGTCGACCGGGTCGGCCGACATGACCTGCTCCCACTTGGGCCACTCGGTGTTGCCGACCATGACGGCGACCGGGGAGCCCATGGTGAGGCCGTGGCGGACGCCACCGAGGAAGGTCACCTCGTCCTGCTCGAACTTCATCCGAGCGCCGCGGCCGTATCCGAGCCGCCGCCGGGCGAGCGCCTCCGCCACCATCTCCGTCGTGACGGGGACGCCGGCGGGAAGCCCCTCCAGCGTCGCGACGAGTGCGGGGCCGTGCGACTCCCCCGC
Encoded here:
- the bldD gene encoding transcriptional regulator BldD; this encodes MSSEYAKQLGAKLRAIRTQQGLSLHGVEEKSQGRWKAVVVGSYERGDRAVTVQRLAELADFYGVPVQELLPGTTPGGAAEPPPKLVLDLERLAHVPPEKAGPLQRYAATIQSQRGDYNGKVLSIRQDDLRTLAVIYDQSPSVLTEQLISWGVLDADARRAVSHDEG
- the nusB gene encoding transcription antitermination factor NusB; amino-acid sequence: MAARNKARKRAFQILFEADQRGESVQSVLADWVRHSRTDDRQPPVGEFTMELVEGYAQYADRIDDLIVTYAVDWEIDRMPVVDRNILRLGAYELIWLDETPDAVVIDEAVQLAKEFSTDDSPSFVNGLLARFKDLKPNLRREQ
- the efp gene encoding elongation factor P, which produces MASTNDLKNGMVLKLDGGQLWSVVEFQHVKPGKGPAFVRTKLKNVLSGKVVDKTFNAGVKVETATIDRRDMQFSYMDGEYFVFMDMDTYDQLMVDRKAVGDAANFLIEGFTASVAQYEGEVLYVELPAAVELTIQHTDPGVQGDRSTGGTKPATLETGYEIGVPLFITTGEKIKVDTRTGDYLGRVNS
- a CDS encoding M24 family metallopeptidase, with the translated sequence MSEVHAVRRGLLRDRCAAAGSAAALVSRPANVRYLAGGAPPGAVLLLGPGEDVLLCPRAPTGEPGHGRPDEALRIELLPAPDGDPVVAAAALAASSGAASLAVEEHDLTVARHRAMGQAAPRLQLADLGFTVEQQRIVKDEEEIGCLRIAAEITDQALGELLESILVGRTERHLALELERRLVDHGADGPAFATSVATGPNSGQGRHRPSDRRVEEGDFLSVSLGASYHGYRCEIGRTFVIGTAPAEWQIELYDLVFAAQRAGREALTPGAAYRDVDHAARHLLDSAGHGEGLVPRTGHGVGLEIEEDPQLAPTAMGKLDACVPVTVEPGVHLPGRGGVRIDDTLVVRPEADGGPELLTMTTKELLAL
- a CDS encoding Pro-rich N-terminal domain-containing protein, encoding MQHAVGAPLPPPHGPGNGPVGWSHQAQHPGHPGPPPIPRFPAPGQAPRPSAHGQAPQPPAPGQASQPPAPGQAPQPPAHGQGPQPPAPGQAPQHGWSGTGPTPPPSGGQATGYVQLPPGGPVGLPAPPAEPGTGSATLAVLLIGPAGAGKTTVARLWAARRRVPTAHVSLDDVREWVCSGFADPQAGWNDHSEAQYRLARRTCGFAARNFLANGISCILDDAVFPDRPVVGLGGWKRHVGPGLLPVVLLPGLEIVLERNAARSGNRRLSDEEVARIHGRMAGWYGSGLPIIDNSTYDVETTARVLDDVLARSIASPPTW
- the aroQ gene encoding type II 3-dehydroquinate dehydratase, whose translation is MTRTVFVLNGPNLGRLGSREPDVYGATSYAGLVEVCTTLGKELGFDVEVRETNDEGELIRWLHEAADGSIPVVLNPGAFTHYSYGMRDAAAQRTAPLIEVHISNPYTREEFRHTSVIASVASGTVAGFGIGSYRLALRALADELPG
- the aroB gene encoding 3-dehydroquinate synthase, with translation MSGPLVVLVGPMGVGKSSVGELLAARLGTTYRDTDADVVAEAGKPIAEIFYDEGEEHFRALERRAVAAAVAEHSGVLSLGGGAVLEGTTRELLADRPVVYLSMNVDEAVRRVGLGAARPLLAVNPRKQWRELMDARRHLYEEVARTVVPTDGRTPEEVAQAIIDALELPEGPAAPGVENTGMTQQGTTRIQVAGTAGSDPYEVLVGHQLLGELPQLIGDRAKRVAVLHPEALAETGEAVRQDLADQGYEAIAIQLPNAEEAKTVEVAAYCWKALGQTGFTRSDVIVGVGGGATTDVAGFVAASWLRGVRWIAVPTTVLGMVDAAVGGKTGINTAEGKNLVGAFHPPAGVLCDLAALDSLPVHDYVSGMAEIIKAGFIADPVILDLIEADPEGARTPAGPHTAELIERSIRVKAEVVSSDLKESGLREILNYGHTLGHAIEKNERYKWRHGAAVSIGMVFAAELGRLAGRLDDATADRHRTVLESVGLPLAYRGDQWPKLLENMKVDKKSRGDLLRFIVLDGIGKPTVLEGPDPAVLLAAYGEVSA
- the aroC gene encoding chorismate synthase; its protein translation is MSRLRWLTAGESHGPALVATLEGLPAGVPVTTEMVAEALARRRLGYGRGARMKFEQDEVTFLGGVRHGLTMGSPVAVMVGNTEWPKWEQVMSADPVDPDELAQLARNAPLTRPRPGHADLAGMQKYGFDEARPVLERASARETAARVALGAVARSYLKETAGIEIVSHVVELAAAKAPYGVYPVPADVDQLDADPVRCLDADASKAMVAEIDQAHKDGDTLGGVVEVLAYGVPVGLGSHVHWDRRLDARLAAALMGIQAIKGVEVGDGFELARVPGSKAHDEIVATDDGIKRTSGRSGGTEGGLTTGELLRVRAAMKPIATVPRALATVDVVTGEAAKAHHQRSDVCAVPAAGIVAEAMVALVLADAVAEKFGGDSVAETHRNVRSYLDHLQIR